The sequence below is a genomic window from Coffea arabica cultivar ET-39 chromosome 4c, Coffea Arabica ET-39 HiFi, whole genome shotgun sequence.
AATCTGCATAGACTCGTAGGTGACTTAAGAGATAGATCGCCTTTCTTCCtccatccctctctctctctctctctctctctctctatatatatatatatatatagacacacacacaaaagCACATGTATGTGATGCTAAGACTACTTGCAGTGTGAGATTTTTGAGGAATAAAACTGAAGTAAATCTTCTAGTAAAAAGACCATTGGCCATCATTTTTAGCTCAATTTTGCCTTCATTATTATTGTGCCttgaatttatttgtttgtcATTTTTCCAACACATAGTCAAATTGCTGCTCGTGAttgtctatttatttatttatttattttgggtgcgattatccatttatttgtttatattcTCAAAGAACTTAACAATACCTCTCAGTAGTGTATTAGAGCCGGCCAATGACACGAACGTGGTTCTTTTATTATCCTAAGTATAAAATTACCAGAATTTTACTATATCCCACTAAGAATAACTACAAATTCATCCTAATTACAATCACACATCCATTCTCATTGATTATATTTAGGGGGAGCAATCATAATCATGGAAAAATCTtaaaaggcttttttttttttatgtattcaTTTCTGGTACTGCTTGGCAGGTATGGGAAGTGCGGTTCTGGAAGATTGATTCCTCAAATTCTGCGAACAAATCTTTATTAGCAACATCAAAGGTTACAGTTCGATGCAATATGTCAGCAAATGCCGTAGATGGTGGAAACAACCTTAAACATGCAAAGTTATGAGTAGATCTTTTGTTGTTAAATTTCCCTTTCATCAATAATTCATGCACAAACATTTTACATACGCTTATCCCTCGTCTTCCTGCAAGCTTAAGAGCTTTTTCTTTTCGGctttgtaataaataatagagtaaattttatatacacggATAGTATATATACTATTATCGTTAGGTTCTTGACATATGTGTAAAAgttcgatttcaaattcaaattttacataattatcATTTATCCAACGCTAACAATGTATAcaatataaatgaaaaataaattcaGTGGAGGGTAAAAACAGTATTAGAAATTCTTACttgttctttttttattttttttcttgacagaTAGGACATATTAATATTCCTGTAACCAACAAAAATTATTCATCTATGTCATGAGCAACATAAAAAGACACACTCGAATTTGACCATAAAACTATCATGATGGTTTGAAAATCACACAGTCATTTAAAATTGCTCACATTGTAAGGCTCCTCCCCGTTAATTGAAgagaattttgtttcaaatcgGACTCATCTACGAATGTGTAATAATTCGAACTAATTGAATTGAAGATATCTGAGATAGGgaagggaaagagagaggaagaattGAGAATGAGATCTGAATTAAGGGAGagggaaaagagagggaaaagaaaggttTGAATTGAttaggaaagaaatctggaacAACGTATTACACGTCCTGCCTTCAATGCAGATGAATTACTTATACAATTCTTAGCTTTGAGCTCAAGACACAGCCTGCTAGTACTAACTACTTTTCCCGCCAAATAACTACTCTTCATTCTGTTATATCAGTTGCTATCCTCGTGACTCTTCATGCTATCACATTTCTGGTGCTACTCCTTTGCTGAGTCATCCCAGTCAATTGTGCATGACAATTTGGACTGATTCCAGGCCATAACAGAATGTTTTGTCACTTAACTTGCATAGAATATTTTGGTAGTGCAAAATTGATCAAAACTATAATGAAAGCTgtaaaatttaatcaatttaatttaaatttttttatatgcTTTAAGCAATTGGAGAAATGTaatatggattttttttttccgaatttGACCAACATTCGACCGGATTTGCACCTATTTTAGTGCCTGTCAGCCCACACGTTCGCCAATTCTCAAAACAACGCCACAACCGCCAGCAGCGCCACCGCCACCGCCACCGTCGCCACCACCAGCACCACCCGCCCTATCTGTTAATCTATGTCCCTAGAAAAGTTCGATCAAACCCAGATGCCGGTGGCCACGGCTGACCTAGCCCCGACATTTCCCCtgccccaagaactcattattGACATCCTGTTACGACTCCCTACAAAATCCATCGGCAAATTCAGGCTCGTTTCGAAGCCATGGCACTCTCTACTCTACGACCCACTATTCATCAAAGCCCACCTTGCCTTCCACCTCGATGACCAGGAAAAACTCATCATCCTTTACTCCTCCTCCGGTACTCCCGCTTTCAAGTACTTCACGACCTATTTTTCCACCGCAACTTTTCCCACCCCTAACAATTACGTCAGGATTTCAGAAAAGCTCAACCCTCTTTTAGAGAACCCATTGAGCAGCGCGAGAATTGTTTCTTGCAATGGGTTGGTATTGGTAGCAAATGATGGATTGAGAAGGCGTGAATTTAGCAGCAAACATTTACTAGCACTTGATACCATGTATTTGGTAAACCCCACAACCATGGAGCATTTAAGATTACCAAAGGGCCCTTTTAATTTGGTGGTTGGGAATGCAGGGGTTGCTTTCGGTTATGATAGTTTTAATGATGACTATAAAATCATCTGGTCTTATGGGGGTACAACTATTAGGCGTTCTGAAAATTTTGTTATTGTTTTCAGTTTGAGGAATGGGACTTGCAGGAGACTTTATAATTGTCCTTACGCTCCTACTACTCATTCTGGGGTGTGTCTGAACTGTTCTGTGCATTGGCTTGCTCAGTCTAAAGTTGATGAATCGCAGGTTATAGCCGCTTTGGATTTGAGTACCGAGGAATTTAAGCAAGTGCCATGGCCTAGTACTGGTTGTAGCACTCGCAATTGGGGTTCATTGGCGTCTTCTAAGCAGCTTTTAGTTCTTGGTGGATGTCTAGCAATGGTTGTGGAGCAATCTAGTCAGCAGATGGATATTTGGATGATGAAGGATTATGGTGTTGCAGAATCTTGGACCAAATTTGGAGTTATTATACCAAAACTTGTTGGACATTATTATAAACCTATTTGTCTATTGGGGGAGGATGATGTTGTTTTGGACAAGAATGGTCAGAACCTTGTTGTTCATAATTTGAGAGATGGAACTACAAGGGAAATGTTGGTTGCTGGCATTAATAGAGATGCTTTCAGAGATGTTGGCTGCTTTCTCGAGAGCCTTGTCTCGCCTACTTTCTACAGTCAGAAATGGAGAGCAACATCATTTTGAGGGTTTCAGTTGAAAATTGATGGTAATGAAGTTAAAAGCTTACAAATTTATTAATTATGTGAATTACATTTCATTTAGATTATCATAAAACTTAGTGATTACCCGGGTGGCTATTTGGTTATTGGATTTCCAGCTGGAGTAGGCTTTTgtgcaaatttcaattattgACATATATGTGTACTGGAACTTATGCAGTACCTTCTGGTTTTATTGAACAAAAGAATTCTGAAAAAGAGAACATTGAATTAAAAATCCAAAAGAACCTCATAACCTGATTGAAGTCAAAAGATGAGGAAGTGAAATAATGTATCCTTAATGGGGAAACAATTATTGCCAATTGCATGGTGCATAAATAGGGGTTATTGGATTCTTTTTTTGGCCAGTGTCAAGTAAAAAGTAACGCCGAATGCTCACACTTGCTGCTTTGCAGACAAATGGAAAAAAAAGCTGGGAAACAAAGAGAGAGTGTTGAATAATTTGAGCTCTGTCTTGAATTTTAACTTTCACCATTCCAGTTTCTGGATCAATCATTTTATTTGGTATTTCTGCATTCTTTTTGGTCTccattatcatttttttttgctGCTATAATTACAGAAAGGATctgttttatatttttcaatcttctttcttgatcaGCTGATGGATTTGGTGGACCTAAGCCACTAGTTTAAATAAGTCTTTTAGGACGTGCAACTGCGTGCATGCTTAAACCAAGTACCAAGCTGTTCAAGATTGATTGAATATTTTCTGTTCATGCATGCAGTCCTATGATCTTCTTCTATTTTGACTTCTAAAGAACACAAAATACTTGAGCTTCCCAAACTTTGGCTGCAATATTGCGTTTACTTCTACAATTTAGTATTATTCTTAGTGTCTCTTGATGTTATAGTTGAATCACTGTGAGGTATAAAATCCTTCGATTCAGCATGCAAGACAAATGTTTTAACTCTAATTTTGGAACTATGAATTTGTTTAGGTGATGAAGTTCGGCCCAAATTTGCATCTGGTTGAATAGATTTTGGCCTTTAATGAGATACTGACTTGATCATATCAGTGTTGATATCTTTTATATTTGCTATTCTTGTTCgattttcttcttgttctttTGGTGATTTCCCTTCCCTTTATTTCAATATTTGCCTTTTCAGATTGGAGCATTTGCAAGGTGAAGATGTTGCAGGATATGCTTCAAACTATTTTGGTACTTACGTTGGAGGCTAGTCAATCAGTACCTAATAAACGGAGGGCAAACCAATAAGATGTCATTCACTAGTTTGGCAGGTtgatttcactttcttttgctAAACTGAGCATTTCAACTCTTGATGCTGTAAACTCTATTTTTACATTATTCTGTTTCATTTTTGAGATTTGAACTGATTTTATTTGATCAATCTGCTGATGTGCATGCAACAGATTTCTGATTTCAGTTAAGGATGGCTGTGCACCTAACAATTTTGCTCCGTCGTAACATTTCTGACATTAAATATTTCAAGATGGAGAGACatatttttaaatgattcaGCTCTCGACGTTGTGGTATATGCAGCATTTTCTGGCTTCTACTTGGATGTGCTATCACCTATTATATACAAAATGAATTGGATAGAGCTACAAAGCATTTGAATGTATTCTTACATGGCAGATATGGAGTTACATAGAACTAACATATGATAGCACTTGAGCCTTGTCGAATAGGCTAGTGTGAAGAAATTTCTGCTCCACCAAATACAAGTCATTAGTTAATTCAAAACCAACCACCAACTTAGTTTATGATCTACCTATTCGTTACTACTACAGACAAGGCCAGTATGATCTACCACATTATGGTAGTAGTCAAATACAGATAATTAGTCTACAAGATTCAGATTAATTAGTAGGGACATTGACTAGGTGATCATGAAGTTTTAGATTCGACTTCAAGCCTTCCTGTTCCCTCTTCCCCCTATTCCCCTTTCCCCCTAGTCACCTAGTCGATGCACATGTTTCATAGGAGCATTGACTAGGTGAACATGAAGTTTCAGATTCGACTTCAAGCCCTCACTATTCCCTCTTTCCCACTATGAGTCTTCGATTCTCTTCttgaataataaaaaagttACAAACTATTAGTGATGATGCTTACAATGATGGATTTCTTAATTTTTTGATGGCTCTTGAAATTCAAAATATCAACTTGCTTTGCTGatataatttatatttattcatcTCATTTATGTTTTTGGTCTATACCATTTGGTTATTTGCTTTTTGGTTTAACATATCATGGAATGGATTCAGTTGTTGGTTTAACACATTTTGGTTAAACATTTTAGATAAGAGAACATttgacaaaagaaataaaagaaagggtcAATAGCAATAAAAGATGGTGGAGAAAATTTCAAGCAAGCAAAGTTATGAGTCATTGTGGTATCTATTTCCTCTTTAATCAACAATAACATCAAATGTAATTATGGTATAGAATTCATGTTGAGGTTTCACAGTTacctctcctgaggtttctACATGTACTCGAGTCGAGAAAT
It includes:
- the LOC113738981 gene encoding F-box/kelch-repeat protein At3g06240-like → MSLEKFDQTQMPVATADLAPTFPLPQELIIDILLRLPTKSIGKFRLVSKPWHSLLYDPLFIKAHLAFHLDDQEKLIILYSSSGTPAFKYFTTYFSTATFPTPNNYVRISEKLNPLLENPLSSARIVSCNGLVLVANDGLRRREFSSKHLLALDTMYLVNPTTMEHLRLPKGPFNLVVGNAGVAFGYDSFNDDYKIIWSYGGTTIRRSENFVIVFSLRNGTCRRLYNCPYAPTTHSGVCLNCSVHWLAQSKVDESQVIAALDLSTEEFKQVPWPSTGCSTRNWGSLASSKQLLVLGGCLAMVVEQSSQQMDIWMMKDYGVAESWTKFGVIIPKLVGHYYKPICLLGEDDVVLDKNGQNLVVHNLRDGTTREMLVAGINRDAFRDVGCFLESLVSPTFYSQKWRATSF